From Scomber japonicus isolate fScoJap1 chromosome 22, fScoJap1.pri, whole genome shotgun sequence, one genomic window encodes:
- the LOC128383442 gene encoding zona pellucida sperm-binding protein 3-like, with the protein MATPGKYTTCVYFLAVLLYECGVSLAQRRTAETQVNAGLEIKCGEVNMRLTVKRLLFEGRGIPFKPENIRLGANSTQQESCGPKEPTSESEMVISVGLQECGTKSSVHGEWLLYSNLLMLFPAVVPIYTGSKIVKGSTSVIPVECYYKRKQIVNGEPLTPTWLPMTSTISVFGLLLFSFRTMTDDCTSPRSSSVYQQGEAVFLEANVEAPLHPPLTLYVDYCVATQKPDPFSLPSYKFITKHGCLIDSVLPGSSSKFLPREQDSRLCFSVQAFHLKQASWEQMFISCHLRATLKQNSHSHLDKACFFHRQTFSWRSIEGDNALCKCCDANDCSGQTGEENSEKKHEVDTTVGPLHTLPHSHWTGHLSIT; encoded by the exons atGGCGACGCCGGGAAAATATACGACATGTGTCTACTTTTTGGCTGTTTTGCTGTATGAGTGCGGTGTTTCTTTGGCTCAAAGAAGAACTGCAGAAACTCAAGTAAACGCTGgacttgaaataaaatgtgGAGAAGTTAATATGAGACTAACAGTTAAACGACTGCTTTTCGAAGGCAGAGGTATTCCGTTCAAACCTGAAAATATTCGACTGGGAGCAAATTCAACACAGCAGGAGTCCTGTGGGCCGAAAGAACCGACGTCTGAATCTGAAATGGTCATCAGTGTAGGGCTCCAGGAATGTGGGACCAAGTCCAGT GTACATGGTGAATGGCTTTTGTACTCCAACCTGCTGATGCTATTTCCTGCTGTGGTTCCCATCTATACAGGCAGTAAAATAGTGAAAGGGTCAACTTCTGTCATACCTGTGGAATGCTATTATAAGAG GAAGCAGATAGTGAATGGAGAACCATTAACCCCAACCTGGTTACCCATGACCTCCACTATCAGTGTGTTTGGCCTTCTGCTCTTCTCTTTTCGTACCATGACAG ATGACTGTACCTCGCCGCGTAGTTCCTCAGTCTACCAGCAGGGAGAAGCAGTGTTTCTGGAGGCCAATGTGGAGGCCCCGCTGCACCCTCCTCTCACTTTATATGTTGACTATTGTGTGGCTACACAGAAGCCTGACCCTTTCTCCTTGCCAAGCTACAAGTTTATAACTAAGCACGG ATGTCTCATAGACAGTGTATTGCCTGGGTCATCATCTAAATTCCTTCCTCGGGAGCAAGACAGCAGGCTATGCTTTAGTGTCCAAGCCTTCCACTTAAAGCAGGCGTCTTGGGAACAG ATGTTCATCAGTTGCCACCTTAGGGCTACTCTGAAACAAAACTCACACAGCCACCTTGATAAAGCTTGCTTCTTCCACAGGCAAACATTCAG CTGGCGTTCCATAGAGGGAGACAATGCTCTGTGTAAGTGCTGTGATGCTAATGACTGCTCTGGACAGACTGGAGAGGAGAACAGTG AAAAGAAGCACGAGGTGGACACAACAGTTGGGCCTCTTCACACTTTGCCACACTCCCATTGGACAGGCCATCTGTCAATCACTTAA
- the ufsp1 gene encoding inactive Ufm1-specific protease 1, translating into MDKNNLASGSEEGIDWGESAVEEGKIMKKMKSLPKNVHTGLPAPIVDPVKCSLIKGDYLYFYYGCDGQDDRGWGCGYRTIQTMASWLCDNWPPPKGQHRPPPSLPETQQALVTMGDKPGSFSGSREWIGTFEASLVLDYFYDVPCKLVHIRGGGAELEEVAVEELHQHFQKHGCPVMMGGDRDNSSKGIVGVCTDKTGSHLLIVDPHYYGCQLEMEELQKRGWVAWKRVSSLDQCSFYNLCMPQTAKK; encoded by the coding sequence ATGGATAAAAATAATTTAGCTTCAGGGTCTGAGGAAGGGATTGACTGGGGAGAAAGTGCAGTTGAAGAAGGGAAGATTATGAAGAAGATGAAAAGCTTACCAAAGAATGTGCACACTGGCCTTCCTGCTCCCATTGTAGACCCTGTGAAATGCTCTCTGATTAAAGGAGATTACCTCTACTTCTACTATGGCTGTGATGGGCAAGATGACAGAGGATGGGGTTGTGGCTACCGCACCATTCAGACAATGGCTTCCTGGCTGTGCGATAACTGGCCCCCACCTAAGGGCCAACACAGACCCCCACCTAGCCTCCCAGAAACCCAGCAAGCCTTGGTGACCATGGGGGACAAGCCAGGCTCGTTCTCAGGCTCTAGGGAGTGGATTGGAACATTTGAAGCCTCCCTGGTCCTTGACTATTTCTATGATGTTCCCTGTAAATTGGTACACATCAGAGGTGGAGGGGCAGAGCTGGAGGAGGTTGCAGTGGAAGAGCTCCATCAGCACTTTCAGAAACATGGATGTCCAGTCATGATGGGAGGGGACAGGGATAACTCCTCCAAGGGGATTGTAGGCGTTTGCACAGACAAGACGGGGAGCCACTTGCTAATCGTTGACCCTCATTACTATGGATGTCAGCTGGAGATGGAGGAATTGCAGAAGCGAGGGTGGGTGGCATGGAAAAGAGTGTCATCTCTGGATCAGTGTTCATTTTATAATCTGTGCATGCCTCAGACTgccaaaaaatga
- the LOC128383443 gene encoding endonuclease domain-containing 1 protein-like, producing MVPTSENCALLLAVVVTVLTCVLLPGAQAGLVGDFNHAERCKDSLYMGTPPRGYLSNSFKKICQRYEGKPRYVTLYDSQKHIPIYSAYTFKKSDGEKKVDFPWMFEPQLASEKSSSNMEPFPQSTGMHMNFEDSQAVLEDYADVVQYERGQLNPDEHQADPLDKAATYSLTNVVPQIREFNMGPWAEHQDIIRKRLNNYCRGKAFVITGVTTSGHTIRRNNLDRVAVPEYMWSAYCCTAFDQNAPYFVRYKFPVFGAYGLNDRINNHMVEVPLKNLEKFLKGRMDVDKNFQIFYNDCVPDN from the exons ATGGTACCTACATCTGAGAACTGTGCCTTACTACTGGCAGTTGTGGTGACTGTGCTGACCTGTGTGTTGCTCCCAGGGGCCCAGGCGGGATTGGTGGGGGACTTCAACCATGCGGAGCGCTGTAAGGACTCTCTGTACATGGGTACTCCACCTCGAGGCTACCTCAGCAACTCCTTTAAGAAGATCTGCCAGCGTTATGAGGGTAAACCTCGCTATGTCACTCTGTATGACTCTCAAAAGCATATCCCCATTTATTCTGCCTATACGTTCAAGAAGTCAGATGGGGAGAAGAAGGTGGACTTCCCTTGGATGTTTGAGCCCCAg TTGGCCTCAGAAAAAAGCAGCAGTAACATGGAGCCCTTCCCCCAATCTACAGGTATGCATATGAACTTCGAGGACAGCCAGGCAGTCCTGGAGGACTATGCTGATGTGGTTCAGTATGAACGTGGCCAGCTAAATCCCGATGAGcatcaggctgaccctctggacAAAGCAGCCACCTACAGCTTGACAAATGTGGTGCCTCAGATCAGGGAGTTCAACATGGGTCCCTGGGCAGAACATCAGGACATCATCCGAAAACGCCTCAACAACTACTGCCGTGGCAAGGCCTTCGTGATCACTGGGGTCACCACCTCTGGACACACGATCCGTCGCAACAATCTGGACCGAGTGGCAGTACCAGAGTACATGTGGTCTGCTTACTGCTGCACTGCGTTCGACCAAAATGCACCATATTTTGTACGCTACAAGTTCCCTGTGTTTGGAGCCTATGGGTTGAATGATCGTATCAACAACCACATGGTGGAGGTTCCTCTCAAGAACCTAGAGAAATTCCTCAAGGGGAGGATGGATGTGGACAAGAATTTCCAGATTTTCTACAATGACTGTGTGCCAGATAACTGA